A window from Streptomyces subrutilus encodes these proteins:
- a CDS encoding FG-GAP-like repeat-containing protein, with protein MRPPLARLRATGRSRTVRASVLVTTLALTAGLVGTAPAAFAAGQAANPSNQTPPAPLDESDRATAEAKKTGKPVEVVGRRTETDEIWANPDGTLTANRSLVPVRVRQGGKLVPVDASLQKGADGRLAPRATRIGLTFSGGGDGPLAVMSENGRDISLSWPKPLPRPAVEGNSAVYPEVLPGVDLRVTATADSFSHALVVKTREAAANPALAQLDFGLKGTGLTVRAEDTGQLHAVDPSGQTVFGSVKPQMWDASGERAPDAPRTGSVPDPAGEGLARSAVQGAQGARGAQDAPAAEAPAAPVEGITTGARQADLGVALAGDKLTLTPDQELLKAPGTTYPVVIDPTWDAWKTAWTVAYKHNAFPSSPNTNYWNGGTLSKDARVGCAKDAANGNAVICAKTFFQVDMGKYWDKQIIDSTLRIKQKSAGSWSCKSGDIQVWDTGTISKATTWNNQPSWIDMIDATGQSYGGRNCPGDGDLVELNVKSAVEEAAQRHWSNWTFGLKAAKDTVDVSWRKLDPDSARISITFNTKPQKPAERSTDPSVPCTGGTIGTTDEVVLRARAKDAEDNSLTAEFHYWKDGTSTPTKVNVPVTNGNIAQLRIPATPLGSATYRWDVRIHDNRAYSEWAGQCLFSIDRTRPNRTPAVTSAQFPENDPDNTGFARTEGTFTLGANGVGDVTDYEWWTDTDPKVNKVKAAKPGASVDVRHKPATAGPQRLLVRSLDASGNRSDLKEYLYYAKRKAERDRPGDLNGDGTVDIWSVDPGSGLLWMHPGRGDGQFDISRQLDAGSFADAASLTHRGSWTEDYYEDLLVLRPSPDNSRKNLYVYPGQGDGGLQPIDANRVELAVTAPEDDHWAQADQVLSVASFNDDDGNGAVDEADQPDLLVKSGDELWLYLGSSVGYLDAFGAPILLGNADWKNMSLMAPGDLNADRLPEIWARDTVTGKIHQYTSRAATAAGSATSADLTVFGEAAARTSAIATGFKGTDVPNLSSNGDFEADGYADMWARDANGQITEYPGRPASGGSVFNAGRQLVLGGTPWSECQTFTSPTSGTHSLCGSILAKYLAKGGTASNYPSTDVQVTSDGLGRFVHLRAPGQTTDAGSIYWHPSTGAWLVWGSIRSKWIAMGAEKGILGYPTSDEAVAFDGTGRSNTFYSAAGGKGAVYWTPEYSSWSIHGAVYAKYLALGGPSGLGYPTTDETNTPDNVGRYNHFRVRGASGDGASVYWTSASGTWSVRGSIRAKWIALGAEKSTLGYPTSDEYPVAGGPREDFQKGYVRHNSTTGSTVEHLPNDRTAHLRTDLSGDFNGDGRDDLATVYDYGDNTTALYVLNGLPGGGFDAPTVRWTSAAGGFSYARSRWVAGDFDNDGRDDIAALYGYADGSVSVWSFTSNATGTFTPLKGVTVAKGTFNWDQTRLVAGDFNGDRRADVGMIHDYGNGDTGAFTFVSKGDGTFNAPLASWRTGTGKWWIAYATFRAGDVNGDGRDDLVAMYGYSTYGAAVFTGLAQANGGFAAPVKVWAQPSTVWDYARTKITVGDYNGDGREDVALMYDFTEGSAGLYTLLGQANGTLGAETLSWQTPEGNWYLGSTGQPVSGDADGDGREDVAVMYNYAIGSTAAYTFKGRTDGGFENGYKSWQTLPGTW; from the coding sequence GTGAGACCACCCCTGGCGCGACTGCGCGCCACCGGCAGATCCCGCACCGTGCGGGCATCGGTGCTGGTCACCACCCTTGCCCTGACGGCAGGTCTGGTGGGCACCGCCCCTGCCGCATTCGCCGCCGGACAGGCCGCGAACCCCTCGAACCAGACGCCGCCGGCGCCCCTCGACGAGTCGGACCGCGCCACGGCCGAGGCCAAGAAGACCGGCAAGCCGGTCGAGGTCGTGGGCCGTCGTACCGAAACCGACGAGATATGGGCCAACCCGGACGGGACACTGACCGCCAATCGCTCGCTGGTTCCCGTCAGGGTCCGGCAGGGCGGAAAGCTCGTTCCCGTCGACGCGTCGCTCCAGAAGGGCGCGGACGGGCGTTTGGCGCCCCGCGCCACCCGCATCGGACTGACCTTCTCGGGCGGTGGTGACGGGCCGCTGGCCGTCATGTCGGAGAACGGCCGCGACATCAGCCTCTCCTGGCCGAAGCCGCTGCCCCGCCCCGCCGTCGAGGGCAACAGCGCGGTCTACCCCGAGGTCCTGCCCGGCGTGGACCTGCGGGTGACCGCGACGGCCGACAGCTTCTCGCACGCCCTGGTCGTCAAGACCCGCGAGGCCGCCGCCAACCCGGCACTCGCCCAGCTGGACTTCGGCCTCAAGGGCACGGGCCTGACCGTCCGCGCCGAGGACACGGGCCAGCTGCACGCCGTCGACCCCTCCGGGCAGACCGTCTTCGGTTCGGTCAAGCCGCAGATGTGGGACGCCTCCGGCGAGCGCGCCCCGGACGCGCCGCGGACCGGCTCCGTCCCGGACCCGGCCGGCGAGGGCCTCGCCCGGAGCGCCGTCCAGGGTGCGCAGGGCGCCCGCGGCGCCCAGGACGCGCCGGCGGCCGAGGCTCCCGCCGCCCCCGTCGAGGGCATCACCACCGGCGCCAGGCAGGCCGACCTCGGGGTCGCGCTCGCCGGCGACAAGCTCACGCTCACCCCGGACCAGGAGCTGCTGAAGGCTCCCGGGACCACGTACCCCGTGGTGATCGACCCGACCTGGGACGCGTGGAAGACGGCCTGGACGGTCGCGTACAAGCACAACGCCTTCCCCTCGTCGCCGAACACCAACTACTGGAACGGCGGCACGCTCAGCAAGGACGCCCGCGTCGGCTGCGCCAAGGACGCGGCCAACGGCAACGCGGTGATCTGCGCGAAGACCTTCTTCCAGGTCGACATGGGCAAGTACTGGGACAAGCAGATCATCGACTCGACCCTGCGCATCAAGCAGAAGTCGGCGGGTTCGTGGAGCTGCAAGTCCGGTGACATCCAGGTCTGGGACACGGGCACCATCTCCAAGGCGACCACCTGGAACAACCAGCCGTCGTGGATCGACATGATCGATGCGACCGGCCAGTCCTACGGCGGCCGCAACTGTCCCGGCGACGGCGACCTGGTCGAGCTGAACGTGAAGTCGGCCGTCGAGGAGGCCGCCCAGCGCCACTGGTCGAACTGGACCTTCGGCCTCAAGGCCGCGAAGGACACCGTCGACGTCTCCTGGCGCAAGCTCGACCCGGACAGCGCGCGGATCTCGATCACCTTCAACACCAAGCCCCAGAAGCCCGCCGAGCGGTCCACCGACCCCTCCGTGCCCTGCACCGGCGGCACCATCGGCACCACGGACGAGGTCGTGCTGCGCGCCCGGGCCAAGGACGCCGAGGACAACAGCCTCACCGCCGAGTTCCACTACTGGAAGGACGGCACCTCCACCCCGACCAAGGTGAACGTCCCGGTCACGAACGGCAACATCGCCCAGCTCCGCATCCCCGCGACCCCGCTGGGCAGCGCCACCTACCGGTGGGACGTACGCATCCACGACAACCGGGCGTACAGCGAGTGGGCCGGCCAGTGCCTGTTCTCCATCGACCGGACCCGGCCCAACCGGACCCCGGCCGTCACCTCGGCCCAGTTCCCCGAGAACGACCCCGACAACACCGGCTTCGCCCGCACCGAGGGGACGTTCACCCTCGGCGCCAACGGAGTGGGAGACGTCACCGACTACGAGTGGTGGACCGACACCGACCCGAAGGTCAACAAGGTGAAGGCGGCCAAACCCGGCGCCTCGGTGGACGTCCGGCACAAGCCGGCCACCGCCGGCCCGCAGCGCCTGCTGGTCCGCAGCCTGGACGCGTCGGGCAACCGCTCCGACCTCAAGGAGTACCTGTACTACGCCAAGCGCAAGGCCGAGCGCGACAGGCCGGGCGACCTGAACGGCGACGGCACCGTGGACATCTGGAGCGTGGACCCGGGCTCGGGCCTGCTGTGGATGCACCCGGGCCGCGGTGACGGCCAGTTCGACATCTCCCGCCAGCTCGACGCCGGCTCCTTCGCCGACGCGGCCTCGCTCACCCACCGCGGCAGCTGGACCGAGGACTACTACGAGGACCTCCTGGTCCTGCGGCCCAGTCCGGACAACTCCCGCAAGAACCTGTACGTCTACCCGGGCCAGGGCGACGGCGGCCTCCAGCCCATCGACGCCAACCGCGTCGAGCTCGCCGTGACCGCGCCCGAGGACGACCACTGGGCCCAGGCCGACCAGGTCCTGTCCGTCGCGAGCTTCAACGACGACGACGGCAACGGCGCCGTCGACGAGGCCGACCAGCCCGACCTGCTGGTGAAGTCCGGCGACGAGCTGTGGCTCTACCTCGGTTCGAGCGTCGGCTACCTCGACGCCTTCGGCGCTCCCATCCTGCTCGGCAACGCCGACTGGAAGAACATGTCGCTGATGGCGCCGGGCGACCTCAACGCCGACAGACTGCCCGAGATCTGGGCCCGCGACACCGTCACCGGCAAGATCCACCAGTACACGAGCCGCGCGGCCACCGCGGCCGGCTCCGCGACCTCCGCGGACCTGACGGTCTTCGGCGAGGCCGCCGCCCGCACCTCGGCCATCGCCACCGGCTTCAAGGGCACCGACGTCCCGAACCTGTCGAGCAACGGCGACTTCGAAGCCGACGGCTACGCCGACATGTGGGCGCGCGACGCCAACGGACAGATCACCGAGTACCCGGGACGCCCCGCGTCCGGCGGCTCGGTCTTCAACGCCGGACGCCAGCTGGTCCTGGGCGGCACCCCGTGGTCGGAGTGCCAGACCTTCACCTCGCCCACCAGCGGCACGCACAGCCTGTGCGGTTCCATCCTGGCCAAGTACCTGGCCAAGGGCGGCACCGCGTCGAACTACCCCAGCACCGACGTCCAGGTCACCAGCGACGGCCTCGGCCGCTTCGTGCACCTGCGCGCACCCGGCCAGACGACCGACGCCGGCTCCATCTACTGGCACCCGAGCACCGGTGCCTGGCTGGTCTGGGGCTCGATCCGCAGCAAGTGGATCGCGATGGGCGCCGAGAAGGGCATCCTCGGCTACCCGACCTCGGACGAGGCGGTCGCCTTCGACGGCACCGGCCGCTCCAACACCTTCTACTCGGCCGCCGGCGGCAAGGGCGCGGTCTACTGGACGCCGGAGTACAGCTCCTGGTCGATCCACGGCGCCGTCTACGCCAAGTACCTCGCGCTCGGCGGTCCGAGCGGCCTGGGCTACCCGACCACCGACGAGACCAACACCCCCGACAACGTCGGCCGCTACAACCACTTCCGCGTCCGCGGGGCGAGCGGCGACGGCGCCTCCGTCTACTGGACCTCCGCCTCCGGCACCTGGTCGGTGCGCGGCAGCATCCGCGCCAAGTGGATCGCCCTCGGCGCCGAGAAGAGCACCCTGGGCTACCCGACCTCGGACGAGTACCCCGTGGCGGGCGGCCCACGAGAGGACTTCCAGAAGGGATACGTCCGGCACAACTCCACGACCGGCTCCACCGTCGAGCACCTGCCGAACGACCGCACCGCGCACCTGCGCACCGACCTGTCGGGCGACTTCAACGGCGACGGCCGCGACGACCTGGCCACCGTCTACGACTACGGGGACAACACCACGGCCCTGTACGTCCTCAACGGCCTGCCGGGCGGCGGGTTCGACGCTCCCACCGTGCGCTGGACCAGCGCGGCCGGCGGCTTCTCGTACGCCCGCTCGCGCTGGGTGGCCGGCGACTTCGACAACGACGGCCGCGACGACATCGCCGCGCTGTACGGGTACGCCGACGGCAGCGTCTCGGTGTGGAGCTTCACCTCCAACGCCACCGGCACCTTCACTCCGCTCAAGGGCGTCACCGTCGCCAAGGGCACCTTCAACTGGGACCAGACCCGGCTCGTCGCGGGCGACTTCAACGGAGACCGGCGCGCTGACGTCGGCATGATCCACGACTACGGCAACGGCGACACCGGCGCCTTCACCTTCGTCTCGAAGGGCGACGGCACCTTCAACGCGCCGCTCGCGAGCTGGCGCACGGGCACCGGCAAGTGGTGGATCGCGTACGCCACCTTCCGGGCCGGCGACGTCAACGGCGACGGCCGCGACGACCTGGTGGCCATGTACGGGTACTCGACGTACGGCGCGGCGGTCTTCACCGGCCTCGCACAGGCGAACGGCGGCTTCGCGGCCCCGGTCAAGGTCTGGGCGCAGCCCTCGACCGTCTGGGACTACGCCCGCACCAAGATCACGGTGGGTGACTACAACGGGGACGGCCGCGAGGACGTGGCCCTGATGTACGACTTCACCGAGGGCAGTGCGGGCCTGTACACCCTGCTGGGCCAGGCCAACGGCACCCTCGGTGCCGAGACCCTGAGCTGGCAGACCCCGGAGGGCAACTGGTACCTCGGCAGCACGGGCCAGCCCGTGTCGGGCGACGCGGACGGGGACGGCCGCGAGGACGTCGCCGTCATGTACAACTACGCGATCGGCTCCACGGCCGCGTACACCTTCAAGGGCCGCACGGACGGCGGCTTCGAGAACGGCTACAAGAGCTGGCAGACCCTGCCCGGCACCTGGTAG